A DNA window from Myxococcota bacterium contains the following coding sequences:
- a CDS encoding DNA starvation/stationary phase protection protein yields MKDKDAKSRRSARLQTPTDLGSAATKDVSAALNLLLADTFALYLKTKNFHWHVSGPHFRDYHLLLDEQADQIYATTDPIAERVRKVGGSTLRSIGQISRLQRVKDNDAEYVTPLDMIAELREDNLAFAARLREAHAVCDEYGDVASASLIEVWIDEAERRAWFLFETTRVRGE; encoded by the coding sequence ATGAAGGACAAAGACGCGAAGTCGCGGCGCAGCGCGCGCCTCCAGACCCCCACCGATCTGGGGTCGGCGGCCACCAAGGACGTCTCGGCGGCGCTGAACCTCTTGCTCGCAGACACGTTCGCGCTGTATCTGAAGACCAAGAACTTCCACTGGCACGTCTCGGGCCCGCACTTCCGCGACTACCACCTCTTGCTCGACGAGCAGGCGGACCAGATCTACGCGACGACCGACCCGATCGCCGAGCGCGTGCGCAAGGTCGGCGGCAGCACGCTGCGCTCGATCGGCCAGATCTCGCGCCTGCAGCGCGTGAAGGACAACGACGCCGAGTACGTGACTCCGCTCGACATGATCGCGGAGCTGCGCGAGGACAACCTGGCGTTCGCGGCGCGGCTGCGCGAAGCGCACGCGGTGTGCGACGAGTACGGCGACGTCGCGAGCGCGAGCCTGATCGAAGTGTGGATCGACGAGGCCGAGCGCCGCGCCTGGTTCCTGTTCGAGACCACGCGCGTGCGCGGGGAGTAA